The Flavobacterium piscisymbiosum genome includes a region encoding these proteins:
- a CDS encoding tautomerase family protein has translation MPYVKIELTREGVTREQKQELISGITNLITDVLNKDPHLTHVVIQEIELDDWGYAGDQVSVLREKGITADKK, from the coding sequence ATGCCTTACGTAAAAATCGAATTGACGCGCGAAGGTGTTACCCGCGAGCAAAAACAAGAATTAATAAGCGGAATCACCAACCTGATTACCGATGTATTGAACAAAGATCCGCATTTGACCCACGTTGTGATTCAGGAAATCGAACTCGACGATTGGGGTTACGCAGGAGATCAGGTATCTGTATTAAGAGAAAAAGGCATAACAGCCGATAAAAAATAA
- a CDS encoding alpha/beta fold hydrolase: MKTIHNNKSSFANRIASKMLLIAALFFTMTFVNAQSEKQTTASSLGTLKQINAGLLNVGYTEAGPSNGTPVILLHGWPYDIHSYNEVVPILVAKGYRVLTPYLRGSGTTTFLSKDTFRNGQQAALASDIIAFMDALKIDKATIGGFDWGARTAVVMAALWPERLNGLVSVSGYLIVNLEANLKPLPPQAELGWWYQYYFATERGKLGYNQNTYEFNKLIWKIASPLWNFDKATYDQTAQSFNNPDHVAIVIHNYRWRQSLEPGESKYDSLENKLATRPAIKVPTITIGSDFDGASIDGKAYANKFTGKYEHRILKGIGHNVPQEDPKAFAQAIIDVAK; the protein is encoded by the coding sequence ATGAAAACAATACACAATAACAAAAGCAGTTTCGCTAATAGAATAGCTTCTAAAATGCTTTTAATAGCAGCTTTATTTTTTACAATGACATTTGTAAATGCGCAATCAGAGAAACAAACAACGGCAAGTTCTCTTGGAACCTTAAAACAAATTAATGCCGGATTATTAAACGTAGGGTATACTGAAGCAGGACCTTCAAACGGAACTCCGGTAATTTTGCTTCACGGATGGCCGTACGACATTCACAGTTATAACGAAGTGGTGCCTATTTTAGTTGCAAAAGGATACAGAGTTCTTACGCCTTATTTAAGAGGCTCAGGAACAACCACTTTTCTTTCTAAAGATACTTTTAGAAACGGACAGCAGGCAGCTTTGGCAAGCGATATTATTGCTTTTATGGATGCACTAAAAATTGACAAAGCCACTATTGGCGGATTTGATTGGGGAGCAAGAACAGCGGTCGTGATGGCAGCACTTTGGCCGGAACGCCTAAACGGATTGGTTTCTGTAAGTGGTTACCTTATTGTAAATCTGGAAGCGAATTTAAAACCGTTACCTCCTCAAGCCGAATTAGGATGGTGGTACCAATATTATTTTGCTACCGAAAGAGGAAAACTCGGCTACAACCAAAATACTTATGAGTTTAATAAACTGATCTGGAAAATTGCTTCTCCGTTATGGAATTTTGATAAAGCAACGTACGACCAAACGGCACAATCTTTTAATAATCCGGATCACGTAGCAATTGTTATCCATAATTACAGATGGAGACAATCTCTGGAACCAGGAGAATCTAAATACGATAGTTTAGAAAATAAATTGGCCACAAGACCAGCAATTAAAGTTCCGACAATCACAATAGGAAGCGATTTCGACGGTGCTAGCATAGACGGAAAAGCTTACGCCAATAAATTCACCGGTAAATACGAACACAGAATCTTAAAAGGAATTGGACACAACGTTCCGCAGGAAGATCCAAAAGCATTTGCTCAGGCGATAATTGATGTGGCTAAGTAA
- a CDS encoding NAD(P)H-dependent flavin oxidoreductase: protein MWYNTKATALLGIDYPIMQGPFGGNLSTVALTAAVSKAGGLGGYGAYTMSPQEIFEADKQLKAATNKPYNINLWVSDHDIPQSGLSDDQYDKTAALFKPYFDEVGIPLPEKPAPFQSRFENQLEVILDIKPKVFSFMFGALSADVLEQCKRSGIVTVGAATTLDEAIFLESTGVDMIIASGFEAGGHRPSFLASAESSLTGTFVLLQLIREKVKTPIIAAGGIANGKGVAAALALGASAAQIGTAFLACDESNALPIHREMLFSDAAKYTTLSRAYTGRLGRGLTSRVAKEILGKEKDVLPFPLQTSLISPLRKAALDQQKWDMILFWGGQIAPILKHTKAKELMHSLIEETNAYFNDLKG from the coding sequence ATGTGGTACAATACAAAAGCTACAGCATTATTAGGGATTGATTATCCTATAATGCAGGGACCATTTGGCGGAAATTTATCAACCGTAGCGTTAACTGCCGCGGTATCAAAAGCCGGTGGACTTGGCGGATACGGAGCTTATACAATGTCACCTCAGGAAATTTTCGAGGCCGACAAACAATTAAAAGCAGCAACCAATAAACCGTACAATATCAATCTCTGGGTTTCTGATCATGATATTCCGCAATCAGGTTTATCAGACGATCAATACGATAAAACAGCAGCATTATTCAAACCTTATTTTGATGAAGTTGGTATTCCGTTACCGGAAAAACCTGCTCCGTTTCAATCCAGATTTGAGAATCAGCTGGAAGTAATTTTAGATATAAAACCAAAAGTATTCAGTTTTATGTTTGGAGCACTTTCTGCCGATGTTTTAGAACAATGCAAAAGATCAGGAATCGTAACCGTTGGTGCGGCAACGACTTTAGACGAAGCTATTTTTCTCGAAAGTACCGGTGTAGATATGATTATTGCCTCAGGTTTTGAAGCGGGTGGACACAGACCTTCGTTTTTGGCTTCCGCCGAATCATCACTAACAGGAACTTTTGTATTACTACAACTCATTCGCGAAAAAGTAAAAACACCAATAATTGCTGCCGGAGGAATTGCCAACGGAAAAGGCGTCGCTGCAGCTTTAGCCTTAGGCGCCAGTGCGGCGCAGATAGGAACTGCATTTCTGGCCTGTGACGAATCGAACGCATTACCCATTCATAGAGAAATGTTATTCTCTGATGCAGCAAAATATACTACTTTATCACGTGCGTACACAGGACGTTTGGGCCGCGGATTAACCAGCAGAGTTGCCAAAGAAATTTTAGGCAAAGAAAAAGATGTGCTGCCGTTCCCGTTACAAACGAGTCTTATATCACCATTACGAAAAGCAGCGCTTGATCAGCAAAAATGGGACATGATTTTATTTTGGGGCGGACAAATCGCACCGATTTTAAAACATACCAAAGCGAAAGAACTGATGCATTCGCTTATAGAAGAAACGAACGCTTATTTTAATGATTTGAAGGGATAA
- a CDS encoding epoxide hydrolase family protein has product METIKTNKRSFLNAIATGTFMLIATTSFGQKKQTKVDSEAIRPYHISILKEVLMDLRTRVNATRWPDKETVTDQSQGVKLQQIQGLVKYWGTTYDWRKTEAKLNALPQFVTNIDGLDIQFIHIKSKHKNALPLIITHGWPGSFFELLKVIGPLTDPTAYGGKAEDAFDLVIPSMPGYGFSEKPTGTGWGPEKIGNAWDILMKRLGYKTYVSQGGDWGSVIADAMARQAPEGLLGIHVNMPATVPADIAKALKDGDPAPEGLSVKEKAAFVSLNKLYTRGGGYAGMMVTRPQTLGYGLTDSPVGLASFFLDKFNEWTYSGGNAEKSLTKDEMLDDITLYWLTNTANSSAQLYWENNTNNFNVVEQKTNDIKIPVAVTVFPGEIYQAPKSWTEKSYKNLIYFNEVSKGGHFASWEEPQLFTEELRAAFKSLRK; this is encoded by the coding sequence ATGGAAACAATAAAAACAAACAAACGCAGCTTCCTAAACGCCATTGCTACAGGAACATTTATGCTGATTGCGACAACAAGCTTCGGACAAAAAAAGCAAACTAAAGTAGATTCAGAAGCAATTCGCCCGTATCACATTAGTATTTTGAAAGAAGTCTTGATGGATCTTCGCACTCGTGTAAACGCTACAAGATGGCCGGATAAAGAAACGGTTACAGACCAATCACAAGGTGTTAAATTACAGCAAATTCAAGGTCTGGTAAAATATTGGGGTACTACTTATGACTGGCGCAAAACAGAAGCGAAACTAAATGCATTGCCTCAATTTGTCACCAATATCGACGGATTAGACATTCAGTTCATTCACATTAAATCGAAACATAAAAACGCATTACCATTAATAATTACGCACGGTTGGCCAGGATCTTTCTTTGAACTTTTGAAAGTAATTGGACCTTTAACAGATCCTACCGCTTACGGTGGAAAAGCCGAAGACGCTTTTGATCTTGTAATTCCGTCAATGCCGGGTTATGGTTTTTCTGAAAAGCCAACAGGAACAGGCTGGGGACCGGAAAAAATTGGAAATGCGTGGGATATTTTGATGAAACGTTTGGGTTATAAAACTTATGTATCACAAGGTGGAGATTGGGGTTCTGTAATTGCTGATGCCATGGCACGCCAAGCTCCAGAAGGATTATTGGGGATTCACGTAAATATGCCTGCAACAGTTCCTGCAGATATTGCGAAAGCTTTAAAAGACGGAGATCCGGCTCCTGAAGGATTATCGGTTAAAGAAAAAGCAGCTTTTGTATCTCTTAATAAATTATACACCAGAGGCGGTGGTTATGCGGGAATGATGGTAACACGCCCTCAGACTTTAGGCTACGGACTTACAGATTCTCCTGTTGGATTGGCTTCTTTTTTCTTAGATAAATTCAACGAATGGACCTATAGTGGAGGAAACGCAGAAAAATCACTTACGAAAGATGAAATGCTAGATGATATCACTTTGTATTGGTTAACGAACACAGCAAACTCATCGGCACAATTGTATTGGGAAAATAATACCAACAACTTTAATGTGGTTGAACAAAAAACAAACGATATAAAAATTCCGGTTGCTGTAACTGTTTTTCCGGGAGAAATCTATCAGGCGCCAAAAAGCTGGACAGAGAAAAGTTATAAAAATCTGATTTACTTTAATGAAGTATCAAAAGGAGGTCATTTTGCTTCCTGGGAAGAACCACAACTTTTTACGGAAGAACTTCGTGCGGCATTTAAATCTTTGAGAAAATAA
- a CDS encoding nuclear transport factor 2 family protein: MKTILLIAFMLCTLQGIKAQNNIKMENQADVSAITDALENYYFKGIYEGDERRLGSIFHESALLFGDIKGQPYFKTVDLYLSGVKNRQSPKDSGKPFKGEILKINVVNSIATAEINVKMYDFNYRDFLSFHKINGKWLIVNKMLTDTSE; this comes from the coding sequence ATGAAAACTATTTTATTAATTGCTTTTATGCTCTGCACTTTGCAGGGCATAAAAGCTCAAAATAACATTAAAATGGAAAATCAGGCCGACGTGTCAGCGATTACTGATGCATTAGAAAATTATTATTTTAAAGGAATTTACGAAGGAGACGAAAGACGTTTGGGAAGTATTTTTCATGAAAGTGCTTTACTTTTTGGAGATATTAAAGGACAGCCTTATTTTAAAACGGTAGATCTTTATTTAAGCGGCGTAAAAAACAGACAAAGTCCTAAAGATTCAGGAAAACCTTTCAAAGGAGAAATTTTGAAGATTAATGTAGTAAATTCAATAGCTACAGCCGAAATTAATGTTAAAATGTACGACTTTAATTATCGGGATTTTTTATCTTTCCATAAGATTAACGGAAAATGGCTTATCGTCAATAAAATGTTGACCGATACAAGCGAATAA
- a CDS encoding DUF1223 domain-containing protein → MKKIKLIPVFITLMLLIGMTSVAQNATDKKEQKGFALLELFTSEGCSSCPPADELLGKIQNEYKDSNLYVLAYHVDYWDKQGWKDIFSNPDYTQRQYEYAKFLGKEPIYTPQLIINGKANYIGSQETVVRNGIKTALSKPAVADLTLKASEINNTLSVNYTIEGISKNSRLLIAIVQKSAKSNVKRGENAHRILSHYQIVYYLHTINLNKDRSGIAIIHLPKDFNTKDWEVIGFVQDRNNGIILGANKAAFQEPLL, encoded by the coding sequence ATGAAAAAAATAAAATTAATACCCGTTTTTATCACTTTGATGCTTCTTATTGGAATGACTTCTGTTGCACAAAATGCTACAGATAAAAAAGAGCAAAAAGGTTTTGCCCTTTTAGAATTGTTTACATCAGAAGGTTGCTCGAGTTGTCCTCCGGCGGATGAATTGCTGGGCAAAATTCAGAACGAGTACAAAGACAGCAATTTATATGTTCTTGCTTATCACGTTGACTATTGGGACAAACAAGGCTGGAAAGATATTTTTAGCAATCCTGATTATACACAAAGACAATACGAGTATGCCAAATTTCTCGGAAAAGAACCCATCTATACGCCACAACTAATCATAAACGGAAAAGCAAATTATATTGGTTCGCAGGAAACCGTTGTGAGAAACGGCATTAAAACAGCATTGTCTAAGCCCGCAGTTGCTGATTTGACTTTAAAAGCAAGCGAAATCAACAATACTCTTTCTGTGAATTATACTATAGAAGGAATATCAAAAAACAGTCGTTTATTGATTGCCATTGTTCAGAAATCTGCCAAAAGCAATGTAAAAAGAGGGGAGAATGCCCATCGTATTTTATCGCATTATCAAATCGTGTATTATTTGCATACTATAAATCTTAACAAAGACAGGTCTGGAATTGCTATTATTCATTTGCCAAAAGACTTTAATACAAAAGACTGGGAAGTAATAGGTTTTGTGCAGGACAGAAACAACGGAATCATTTTGGGCGCCAATAAAGCAGCTTTTCAGGAGCCTTTATTATAA
- a CDS encoding cupin domain-containing protein has product MKTNKIYAIMIVGLIALFTPSNAHAQQSGIKRTDLQKHDLSSPGKEMVQARIDFDAHTSFGKHAHPGEEIIYVIEGSLEYQIEDETPVTLKAGEVLFIPAGKFHSAKNYTNAKASELATYIVEKGKPILVMKK; this is encoded by the coding sequence ATGAAAACAAATAAAATATATGCAATTATGATCGTAGGTCTTATTGCATTATTCACTCCATCAAATGCTCATGCACAACAAAGCGGCATAAAAAGAACCGATTTACAAAAACACGATCTAAGTAGTCCGGGAAAAGAAATGGTTCAGGCCCGAATTGATTTTGATGCTCATACTTCGTTTGGCAAACACGCCCATCCGGGAGAAGAAATTATTTATGTGATAGAAGGTTCACTGGAATATCAAATTGAAGATGAAACGCCGGTAACCTTAAAAGCAGGAGAAGTCCTTTTTATTCCGGCAGGAAAATTTCACTCGGCAAAAAATTATACCAATGCTAAAGCGTCTGAGTTAGCCACCTATATCGTCGAGAAAGGCAAACCAATTTTAGTGATGAAAAAATAA
- a CDS encoding Crp/Fnr family transcriptional regulator, translating into MESKEILQQHIAKTASLTDDQFDYFFSHFKPLSFKKGQTIISAGDKVDCEYFVISGCLKAFFINDEIKMYILQFAMPTWWTSDYSALYNQTPATINVDCISDVELLCLSNSDREKLCAEFHQIEHFFRWRTNKGYIASQKRLLSFMNNNVKTRYEELLALYPQLYNLVPKHLIAAYLGVSRETLSRLYNS; encoded by the coding sequence ATGGAATCCAAAGAAATCCTTCAACAACACATTGCCAAAACCGCTTCGTTGACAGACGATCAATTCGATTATTTCTTTTCGCATTTTAAACCCTTATCATTCAAAAAAGGACAAACTATTATTAGTGCCGGAGACAAAGTCGATTGCGAGTATTTTGTAATTTCAGGTTGCCTGAAAGCTTTTTTCATCAATGACGAAATCAAAATGTACATTCTGCAATTCGCTATGCCCACCTGGTGGACATCAGATTATAGCGCTTTATACAATCAAACCCCCGCAACCATAAATGTAGATTGCATCTCCGATGTCGAATTGCTTTGCCTTTCCAACAGCGACCGCGAAAAATTGTGTGCTGAATTTCATCAAATCGAACACTTTTTCCGCTGGAGAACCAACAAAGGATACATCGCATCACAAAAGCGACTTTTATCTTTTATGAATAATAATGTCAAAACCCGCTACGAAGAACTTCTGGCATTATATCCACAACTTTATAATTTAGTTCCCAAACATTTAATTGCCGCCTATCTGGGAGTTTCAAGAGAAACCTTAAGTAGATTATATAACTCATAA
- a CDS encoding YceI family protein, with amino-acid sequence METTNFNIVSANSNIDWTGRKVTGAHNGTIGIKEGHFILNDGKINGGNIVINTASIKILDVTDPDTNAQFAGHLASDDFFSIEKFPTARFEILSVKEISNGKYYLEGNLTIKDITHLTGFETEVESTNNTLSFAGKLVIDRTKYDIKFRSGNFFKDLGDTLIYNDFDLDFTITAEVSKN; translated from the coding sequence ATGGAAACAACAAATTTTAATATCGTAAGCGCAAACAGCAACATCGATTGGACTGGTAGAAAAGTTACCGGTGCACATAATGGTACAATTGGTATCAAAGAAGGTCATTTTATTTTGAATGACGGAAAAATAAATGGTGGAAATATTGTCATCAATACCGCCTCAATAAAAATTCTGGACGTTACAGATCCGGATACAAATGCGCAATTTGCTGGACATTTGGCTTCAGATGATTTTTTCTCTATCGAAAAATTTCCAACTGCAAGATTTGAGATTCTTTCTGTAAAAGAAATTTCAAATGGTAAATATTATCTTGAAGGGAATCTTACGATAAAAGACATCACACACCTTACAGGTTTTGAAACCGAAGTAGAAAGCACCAACAATACACTTTCATTTGCAGGTAAACTAGTTATTGATCGTACGAAATACGATATCAAATTCCGTTCAGGAAACTTCTTCAAAGATTTAGGCGATACATTAATCTACAACGACTTTGATTTAGATTTTACTATCACAGCCGAAGTATCTAAAAACTAA
- a CDS encoding SDR family NAD(P)-dependent oxidoreductase produces the protein MKKQTIIVTGAASGIGKGIAKYFLDRGDNVVINSLTPSALESAYNEFGAGDNLAMFAGDVSKKQTGEQLVKIALEKFGSVDVLVNNAGIFDSKPFLEVDEAYLDKFLTTNLKGTYFTTQSVIPQMLKQQDGVVINIGTPLVNHGLGGWPASAPVSSKGAIHALTIQLAAEFGKQNIRFNTVAPGVIRTPMHGDKSDQSAGLHLLNRVGEVDDVAEMVYTVAKSSFITGAIINVDGGKGAGHNL, from the coding sequence ATGAAAAAACAAACGATAATCGTTACCGGAGCAGCTTCGGGAATCGGAAAAGGAATCGCCAAATACTTTTTGGACAGAGGCGATAATGTTGTCATCAATTCGTTAACACCATCGGCATTAGAAAGTGCTTACAACGAATTTGGAGCAGGAGACAATCTGGCCATGTTTGCCGGAGATGTGAGCAAAAAACAAACCGGAGAACAATTGGTAAAAATTGCTTTAGAAAAATTTGGTTCTGTAGATGTATTGGTAAACAATGCCGGAATCTTCGACAGTAAACCATTTTTGGAAGTTGATGAAGCGTATCTGGATAAATTTTTGACCACCAACCTAAAAGGAACTTATTTCACTACACAATCTGTTATTCCGCAAATGTTGAAACAACAAGATGGTGTTGTAATCAACATAGGAACTCCTTTGGTCAACCACGGATTGGGCGGATGGCCGGCTTCGGCTCCCGTATCAAGCAAAGGCGCCATTCACGCCTTAACGATTCAGTTAGCAGCAGAATTTGGTAAACAAAACATTCGTTTCAATACCGTTGCGCCGGGTGTTATTCGCACGCCAATGCACGGAGACAAATCAGATCAAAGTGCCGGATTGCATCTTTTGAACAGAGTAGGAGAAGTCGATGACGTAGCCGAAATGGTCTATACCGTTGCCAAAAGCAGTTTTATTACCGGTGCAATCATCAATGTTGATGGCGGTAAAGGAGCGGGACACAACTTATAA
- a CDS encoding organic hydroperoxide resistance protein, translated as METKVLYTGKTHTTGGREGASQSSDDQLNIKLSSPGTSRPGTNPEQLFAAGWSACFIGAMGIAASKLGIKLPVATAVDAEVDLCVTEGEYSLQARLNVSLPGIDPEVAKELTAMAHQTCPYSKATRGNIDVTINII; from the coding sequence ATGGAAACAAAAGTATTATATACAGGAAAAACACACACAACAGGCGGTCGTGAAGGAGCATCTCAAAGTTCAGATGATCAATTGAATATTAAACTAAGTTCACCGGGAACATCACGTCCTGGAACAAATCCGGAGCAGCTATTTGCAGCGGGATGGTCGGCTTGTTTTATTGGGGCAATGGGAATCGCAGCTTCAAAATTAGGAATTAAGCTTCCGGTAGCAACTGCTGTAGATGCCGAAGTAGATTTATGCGTTACAGAAGGAGAATATTCTTTGCAAGCGCGTCTTAATGTGAGCCTTCCTGGAATTGATCCTGAAGTGGCAAAAGAACTTACAGCAATGGCGCATCAAACCTGTCCATATTCTAAAGCGACAAGAGGAAATATTGATGTGACAATTAATATTATATAA